The DNA window GTATTGTCTTGGGCAACTTCAGGTGGTTCCGGTTTCCGTGGGTCTCGTAAGAGCACACCTTTTGCTGCGCAGGTAGCAGCTGAAAGAGCCGGTAATGCGGCTGCTGAATACGGCTTAAAAAACCTGGATGTTCTGGTTAAGGGCCCTGGGCCCGGACGTGAGTCTGCTGTACGGGCGCTTAACGCCTGCGGCTACAAGATCACGAACATCACCGATGTGACGCCGATTCCGCATAACGGCTGTCGTCCCCCCAAGAAGCGTCGCGTTTAAAGGAGACAGTTATTTATGGCACGTTACATTGGTCCAAAATGTAAGCTGTCTCGCCGCGAAGGGACAGATCTTTTTCTTAAAAGTGGTGTTCGCGCTCTCGATAGCAAATGTAACCTGGAAACACCTCCAGGTATGCACGGGGCACGTCGTTCGCGACTGTCCGACTACGGCACACAGTTGCGCGAGAAGCAGAAAGTTCGTCGCATGTACGGCATTCTCG is part of the Hydrocarboniclastica marina genome and encodes:
- the rpsK gene encoding 30S ribosomal protein S11, with the translated sequence MAKPGTRTRKKVKKTVVDGVAHVHASFNNTIVTIADRQGNVLSWATSGGSGFRGSRKSTPFAAQVAAERAGNAAAEYGLKNLDVLVKGPGPGRESAVRALNACGYKITNITDVTPIPHNGCRPPKKRRV